From Curtobacterium sp. MCBA15_012:
GTACGGGGCGGCGGGGCGGCCGGAGCACCGGTACACGCGGCGGTGAGCCGGTTCCGCGCGGGGTGCACAGCCGGCGCGCTGGCGCATTCGGGCAGCGTCTCCGGACCGGTGACGCCGCCCGGGTGACCGGCTGCCGGACGGGAGGCGCGTGGCGGGCCCGCACCGCGCCTCCCGTCCGACACCGGGTCACGCCGTGACCGCGACCTCCGTCGCCTGCCGCCCGATCGCGAAGTCCGTCGCCGTGCCGCGCACGGCCGCGCGGTAGCCACCCCGGAACCCGTGCACCCGCACCTGCCCGCGCTCGTCGGTGCGCAGCACCGTCGGCCCCGTCCACCACTCGTCCTTGACGAGCCGGCGCAACGCCTCGTACGACGGCTTCGGCGTCCCGTCCGCGTGCACGAGCCCGATCGGCGCACCGAGCCAGGCGCCCGCGTCGGTGATGCCCCAGTAGGTGACCGCCTCGACGGCCGGGTGCCCGACCAGGCTGCGGTAGTGCCGTTCGACCTCGTCGGCCTGACGGGCCTCGCCCTCGGGCGTGGACGGCCACGAGTCGACCTGGTGGTCGTTGAGGTCGACGACGTCGGCGGGCATGAGGTCGCCCGAGACGAGCGAGGTCTCGGTCAGGTGCAGCGGCAGGCCGTACCGGGCGAAGCGGTCGACCATCGCGAGCATCGCCTCCTCGCCCCGGTAGCCCTGGTGCATGTGGGTCTGCAGGCCGATCGCGTCGATCTGCACCCCGGCCTCGAGGACCCCCTCGATGAGGCACTCGTACGCGCTCGACAGGTCGAAGTCGTTGAGCAGCAGGGTGGCGTGCGGATTCGTGGCACGGGCCTCCTCGAACGCCATCCGGATCGTCGGGATGCGGCCCTTCGCCCGGGCGAGCGGCGTGATCGCGTTGTCGCCGTTGGCGAAGACCGGCATGATGACGACCTCGTTGATCGCGTCCCACGTGTCGACCAGGCCGGCGAAGTCCCCGACCTCACGGCGGATGCGCTCCCGTTGCAGCCGTTCGACCTCGTCGAGCGGCAGCCCGAGGAGCCAGTCGGGCTGCACGGTGTGCCAGACGAGCGGGTGGCCCTTCAGGGCGACGCCGCGGTCCCGGAACCAGCGTGCCGTCGCCTGCAGGCGGACCGTGTCGGGTGCGCCGCGCTCGGGTTCGAAGCGGCCCCAGTAGAACGGCAGGGTCGCCGTCGTGAACACGTCGGTGTACAGGTCGGCGAGCCGTTCCAGCCGGTCCCGCTCGTCGCCGTCGACCTCGTCGTTCGCGAGTCCGACGAAGTCGAAGCCGATGTTGCCGAACCCGAACGCGTGCCCGGTCTGCTCGACGGTCACGTCGACGTCCGGCACCGGAGCGCCGTCGCGGTCGAGGACGGTCAGGGTCGCCGTGCCGGTGCGGTGCGCGACCGCCTGCTGCTGTGCTCCGTGCATGTCCGCGGCTCCTCCGCCGTCACCCTCCCGGACACCGTCGTCCCGGATTTGTTGTGCGGCCGAACATAGCAACCGTGCGCGGCGCTGTCAGGAGGGCGAGGTGCCGTCTGTCCGCTCGACGATGCGCTCGCCCGTCTCCGGGTCCCAGCCGACGGTGCGGGGCGGCTGCTCCCGGGGACGTCGCGGGAGCGGTGGGAACCACGGACGGGCGGCGGGGAGGAAGCTCAGCACGACGGCGACGACGACGAGCACGAACCACCAGGTGGCGGCCGCGACGGCGACGACGGCCGGTCGTACCGGCACGGACCGCGACAGGTCGGCCACGACATCCTGGTACCGCTCCTGAACGAACCGGAGTCCCGGGACCCGGTCTCCCGAGGCTCGTTCATCGACTGCGGCGCGATCTTCAGCGCATGGACCCGAACGACCCGAACCGGGGGACCCCGACCCCCACCCCCGCCCGCCCCGTCCGCTGGTGGCACCAGACCCGGGGGCAGCGCGCCACCCTCGCCGTGATCGTCGTGCTCGGCGCCGTCCTGACGAGCTGGAACCTCGCCCGCGGCGGCGACTCCGCGTTCTACGCCGCCGCCGCCCGCTCGATGTCCGAGTCCCTGCCGGCGTTCCTGTCCGGCTCGTTCGACCCCGACGCGACCGTCACCCTCGACAAGCTCGCCGGGTTCGCGGTGCCGCAGGCGATCAGCATCCACCTGTTCGGCATGTCCACCGCGTCGCTCGCGCTCCCCCAGGTCCTCGAGGGCGCCGTCACGACCCTCGCCGTGTCGCTCGTCGTGCTGCGCTGGCTCGGGGCCCGGGCCGGCCTGGTCGCCGCCGCACTCGCCGCGGGGACCCCGATCTTCGTCTCGATGTTCGGCCACCCGATGGAGGACGGCCTGCTCACGATGGCGCTCGCCGTCGCGCTGGTGTGGTGGCAGCGGGCCGCGCTGACCCGCACGTGGTGGCCGCTGCTGCTCGCCGGCCTGTTCGTCGGCATCGGGTTCCAGGCGAAGATGCTGCAGGCCTGGCTGGTGCTGCCGGCCCTGGTGCTCGCGACGGTGGTCGCCACCGCCGGACCGGGCCCCCGGTGGCGCCGTGCCGCGGGACACGTGGCCGCGCTGGTCGGCGCCGCGGTCGTCGCGAGCCTCGCCTGGCCGGTCGCGCTCGCACTGCTCCCGGCGGGCGACCACCCCTACTTCGACGGGTCGACCGACGACAGCGTGTTCGCGATGGTGTTCGGCTACAACGGCGTCGACCGCTTCATGCCCGGGCTGTGGCCCGGCGCCGTCGGCACGCTGGGCGCGGCCGTCGGGCACGCCGGCACGCACGTCGCGGACGCGTGGCGCGCCGCGACCGCCGGTCGCGGCGACGGCCACTCGCTCCTGCAGCTCTTCTCGCCGCGCTACGCGTCGCAGGTCGGCTGGTCGTGGCCCGCGGCGCTCACCGGGGTCGGCATCGGCGCGGTCCGGTGGTGGCGACGGTCCGCCGGCCGGGAGGCGCGCCTCCCCGCCGCCACGCTCGTCGCGCTGGTCGTGTGGCTCGGGACCGCGGTCGTGGTGCTGTCCGTC
This genomic window contains:
- a CDS encoding glycosyltransferase family 39 protein, with translation MDPNDPNRGTPTPTPARPVRWWHQTRGQRATLAVIVVLGAVLTSWNLARGGDSAFYAAAARSMSESLPAFLSGSFDPDATVTLDKLAGFAVPQAISIHLFGMSTASLALPQVLEGAVTTLAVSLVVLRWLGARAGLVAAALAAGTPIFVSMFGHPMEDGLLTMALAVALVWWQRAALTRTWWPLLLAGLFVGIGFQAKMLQAWLVLPALVLATVVATAGPGPRWRRAAGHVAALVGAAVVASLAWPVALALLPAGDHPYFDGSTDDSVFAMVFGYNGVDRFMPGLWPGAVGTLGAAVGHAGTHVADAWRAATAGRGDGHSLLQLFSPRYASQVGWSWPAALTGVGIGAVRWWRRSAGREARLPAATLVALVVWLGTAVVVLSVLRLPHTAYVAGVGVQLAALGALGWWGAAGFVDAADRRLRLVPVGLLVVQGAWWAWLARAASEPALLGTVAVGVTVAALVGLIVRRRRAGATAGGGLRGDAGGRGATGSPGATGGRGATGGRRLAAGLLAAAVVLGPACFSLQALDAARDGSGGDASVGLAQGAFARGGAVPERALALGRTGAPTRGTSTADAFHVSAPDVVGGHTRLPADEAALVAEARRAGGGRDGGPLFLTDSWRIAADVIGDTGAEVLTDGGFSGQVPVFTTAQVESLVRSGQERLFVVSSTARSSDPVRQATDDLGCTVLHRWGPASASAAPSTGRGQQWGGAGGASFALERCS
- a CDS encoding endo-1,4-beta-xylanase codes for the protein MHGAQQQAVAHRTGTATLTVLDRDGAPVPDVDVTVEQTGHAFGFGNIGFDFVGLANDEVDGDERDRLERLADLYTDVFTTATLPFYWGRFEPERGAPDTVRLQATARWFRDRGVALKGHPLVWHTVQPDWLLGLPLDEVERLQRERIRREVGDFAGLVDTWDAINEVVIMPVFANGDNAITPLARAKGRIPTIRMAFEEARATNPHATLLLNDFDLSSAYECLIEGVLEAGVQIDAIGLQTHMHQGYRGEEAMLAMVDRFARYGLPLHLTETSLVSGDLMPADVVDLNDHQVDSWPSTPEGEARQADEVERHYRSLVGHPAVEAVTYWGITDAGAWLGAPIGLVHADGTPKPSYEALRRLVKDEWWTGPTVLRTDERGQVRVHGFRGGYRAAVRGTATDFAIGRQATEVAVTA